In Thalassococcus sp. S3, the sequence GGCCGCATCATCGGGAATTTCGATGCCGAACTCTTCTTCGAAGGCCATCACCAGCTCCACGGTGTCCAGGCTGTCAGCGCCCAGATCGTCGATGAAAGAGGCGTTTTCAACGACCTTTTCC encodes:
- a CDS encoding acyl carrier protein, encoding MSDVADRVKKIVVEHLGVEEEKVVENASFIDDLGADSLDTVELVMAFEEEFGIEIPDDAAETIQTFGDAVKFISDAS